A part of Haloarchaeobius sp. HME9146 genomic DNA contains:
- a CDS encoding METTL5 family protein, which produces MSTRRALAQQLGVVAGFDSPSVELEQYPTPPEVAASLVHVADMEDDVADRTVVDLGTGTGMLALGAALRGARRVVGVDLDRDALGTARENERRVGAHTDIHWVAGDATRPPLCPDSNDDVTVVMNPPFGAQRGNEHADRAFLDAAGEVATVSYSIHNAGSREFVESFAGDHGGEVTHAFAVELDLDRQFPFHEEETKPIDAEAFRIDWTSEN; this is translated from the coding sequence ATGAGCACACGGCGCGCCCTCGCCCAGCAACTCGGCGTCGTCGCTGGTTTCGACTCACCCAGCGTCGAACTCGAACAGTACCCGACACCCCCGGAGGTCGCCGCCTCCCTCGTCCACGTCGCGGATATGGAAGACGACGTGGCCGACCGGACCGTGGTCGACCTCGGGACCGGCACCGGCATGCTGGCGCTCGGGGCCGCCCTGCGGGGTGCACGGCGCGTCGTCGGGGTCGACCTCGACAGGGACGCACTCGGCACCGCGCGCGAGAACGAACGACGGGTCGGCGCACACACGGACATCCACTGGGTCGCCGGGGACGCGACGCGTCCCCCACTGTGTCCGGACTCGAACGATGACGTCACGGTCGTGATGAACCCGCCATTCGGTGCCCAGCGCGGCAACGAACACGCGGACCGGGCGTTCCTCGACGCGGCGGGCGAGGTCGCCACTGTCTCGTACTCGATTCACAACGCCGGGAGCCGGGAGTTCGTCGAGTCGTTCGCGGGCGACCACGGGGGCGAGGTCACCCACGCGTTCGCGGTCGAACTCGACCTCGACCGCCAGTTCCCGTTCCACGAGGAGGAGACGAAACCGATAGATGCGGAAGCGTTCCGAATCGACTGGACCAGCGAGAATTAG
- a CDS encoding zf-TFIIB domain-containing protein, which produces MKECPRCGSSLSHYALSEVEAYGCDGCGWVGIDVEHRSEPVRIESWQDAISRFHQQFTDSELDDHAQNLNRVEAERRAAIGEDDATEAPEADDKADQPDGSEGEASVEDAAAEAVEESEETGEVDSDGATDAPDDDSDAQQEAAAPTNTQAE; this is translated from the coding sequence ATGAAAGAGTGCCCGCGCTGTGGGTCGTCGCTGAGTCACTACGCGTTGAGCGAGGTCGAAGCGTACGGCTGCGATGGCTGTGGGTGGGTCGGCATCGACGTCGAACACCGGTCCGAACCGGTCCGTATCGAGTCCTGGCAGGACGCAATCAGTCGGTTCCACCAGCAGTTCACCGACAGCGAGCTCGACGACCACGCGCAGAACCTCAACCGGGTCGAGGCGGAACGCCGCGCCGCTATCGGCGAGGACGACGCCACCGAAGCCCCCGAGGCAGACGATAAAGCGGACCAGCCCGACGGGAGCGAGGGCGAGGCTAGCGTCGAAGACGCCGCTGCGGAGGCGGTCGAAGAAAGCGAAGAAACCGGGGAGGTCGACTCGGACGGTGCCACCGACGCACCCGACGACGACTCCGACGCCCAGCAGGAAGCCGCGGCCCCGACGAACACGCAGGCAGAGTAA